The nucleotide window GTTGATGGCTGGCAGCCGCTGATGTCATGAGGTCCGTTTGGCCAGCCAGCCACTGATGCCCAGAATGAGGATTATCGGCAGGAGAACGGTAATCGAGGGATGGAGGTTGAACAGCAGGCCGAGATCGCCGATAATTTCATTGGCGAGATAGGATAAAATTCCCACCAGAATGCCCACCATAATCCGCCAGCCGGCTGAAATAGTCCGGTTTGAACCAAACATCAGCGGTAGCGATAAAAGGATCATTGCCCCCGTGGTCAGGGGAATGGCCATTTTCTGCCACAGGGCCAGCAGGTAGTGGTCGGCATTCTGCCCCCGTTCCCTCAGGGTCCTGATGTAGCGAAAGAGATGGCTGGGCGAGAGACTGTCGGGTGGCAGTCTGAGGACTGTAAGCTGCTCGGCGTTTAAAAACAGCTCCATAGTCTGGCTCGGTATAGTCCTGGTGATCACCCCATCAGCAGTAAATTGTTTTTGTTCAATGTTTTCCAGCAGCCAGCGTTGGTCTTCGGTGATGGTTGCTCTCGGGCTGTGCAGGAACGACTGCAGACGACCATCCTGGTTGTAGGTGTAGATATCCAGATCGGTGGCGGTTTCCCGAAAGGACGTTTTACCGACCCTGATAAAGGAATGTCCATGGCGAACCCAGAAACCCCTCTGGGTCAGGGCTATGCCGGTATCGGAGAGAGCCAGCAGCCGCTGGGTCCTGGCTTGCTGTTCCAGCGGCGGAACGACGAATTCAGCCAGCAGGCCCGCCCCCAGCATGAGGAGCAAGCCGGTTGTGAGGACCGGCAGGCATATCCGCCGGCGGGCCAGACCGGCAGCCTGCAAGGCCAGCAATTCATCATGGTTGGCCAGCAGCCCGAGGCCGATAATGCTGCCCAGCAGGGTGGAAACCGGCAACAGCTCGATCAGCCGTTTTGGCAAGGTTAGCATGGTATATTGGAATGCATGGCGCAGGGTGTAATGTCCGGTGCCGATGGTATCCATCTGGGCCATCAGCTCAAAAAAGCTGAACAGGAAAAGGAGAATGGCGGCAACGATGACGAAGCTCTGGAGGAAATTCCTGATGAGATAACGGTCTAGCAGTTTCATTGAGACGATATCACCGTAAAAGGTATCTAGTACATTTTTCTTCGAAGCAGCAGTGCAGGTTTGGCGCTCAGGAGCAAAAGCAACGCGGCCAGCAGCATGAGCACTCCCCAGAGCCCCGGGATGGATCCGATGACACCCTGTCTGATCCAGGTCTTGGTGGTCAAGCTCACGGTGTAGTAGACGGCATAGATAAGGACGGCAGTGACCACTTTGGCGTATTTGCTGCGTCGTGGTTTTGTCTGGCTGAGAGGAATACCGAGCAGGGCCAGCAGGATGGCGGTCAGCGGGGCTGAAAATCGCCACTGCAATTCAGCGGTTGCATCGGGAGTTGGGTTACGAATCAGCTCCATGGTGTCAGCCGCTTTGGTTTTGTATAACTGCGTCGCCGTCGGCGGGGAGAGGGATAACAGGTATTCTTTAAACTCGATGGAAGTATCGCCGCCGCTGGTCAAGGAGATTTCATGCAGATCGCCATTGAGAAACACCAGGGTGTCAGTCCCGTTTTTTCCGGTTGACTGCTGATATGCTTCCCGGGCGGTAATGACCTGGATCGATTGCTCCTCTTGCGTCTGGATAAAAACCTGTCGTGCTCTGCGGGCCTGCTGATCGATCTCTTCGGCGAAAATAACCCGTCTGCCCTGCTCAATTTCATAAAAGGTGGCTGGATCCATGCGGGAAATATCAAAGCGTGCCGCGGCCCATTCTTTCAACCGGTAGCTGGTTTGGTAGGCCAGGGGTCTGATATACAGCGATAATCCAGCAACCAAAATACTGACCATCATGGCTGCCAGCAGGACAACCTTGAAAATTCTTCGTTCCCGGATGCCGCAGGTCAGCATCGCGGTAATTTCCGAATCCGAATAGAGGCGGCCCAAGCCGACAACAATCGAAAGATAGAGGGTCATGGGCAGCAGCACTTCCAAGGCGATGACCACCTTCAGGGCTATCAGGTAGCAAACTGTCCCGGCGGAAAGGAGGCCGTAGGTGGCATCAGCCAGCAGGCGGGTGGCCGAATAGCTGGCAAAAATAATCACCAGGATGGCACAGACCACAAGCATGGGTTTGTAGATTTCCCGGCTGAGATATCGGTCAATAATCACAGTAATGTTGGTCGTTTTGCAGGGTTTTATTTTTTGTCCAAGTTGGCATCTGAACCTTTGCTAGACATATACTCGTTTTATTCTTCCAGGGCAATACCTTAACCTACCTTCCTGTCGGCTTCCATGATGGAGGGTACGGCGAGCTTGCTGTGGTTGGTGGGGAGGTTGATTTTTTTATTTTGAATGTGCTATAGACGGCAAAACTTCTTTCCTGCCGTTTCAATCTCTTGCCGTTGATTGCCGGTGTGGTTCAAGGGCGTGGAGAACGTGATGACGATTTTTTCCGGAGAATACTAACCCATGAGAGCGATTATTTTAAGTGCCGGCCAGGGAAAACGCCTGTTGCCTTTAACCAGCGACACCCCCAAATGTGCCCTGAACGTTGGCGGCCAGTCGCTGCTGGAGTGGCAGCTGGATATGCTTGCCGCCTGCGGGGTAAACCAGGTGACGGTGGTTGTCGGCTACGGCGCCGAACAGGTGGAGCAGCTGGTGCAAAACCGGTCTGCCGGCCAGCAGGTGGAAACTTTGTTGAATGCCGATTACGCGGTTTCCGACAACCTGGTAAGCTGCTGGATGGTCCGTGAGCGGATGGATCAGGATTTTGTTTTGCTCAACGGCGATACGCTGTTTGAAGCGGCGGTTCTTCAGCGGCTCCTGCTGACCCCCAGCGAGGCGGTGACGGTGACCATCAATCATAAGAAAGCATATGATGCCGACGATATGAAGGTCAAGCTGGAGGGGACCCGGCTGGTCAATATAGGCAAAGGGCTTAGTTCAGACGATGTTGACGGCGAGTCCATCGGCATGATCCTCTTTCGCGGCACAGGGCCGCAACTGTTTCGTTCGTCCATTGAAGCGGCGCTGGAGAATCCCGCGGCCCGCAAACGCTGGTATTTATCAGTGATCAACGATATGGCCCAGACCATGCCGGTCTGGACCTGTTCGGCAGACGGGCTAGCCTGGTGTGAAGTGGACTATCCCGCCGATCTTGAATCTGCGGTAGAGGTGGTTCAGTTATGTCGCTGTGGTGTCCAATGATGATGGCTTCGTAACAACCCTTCCTCGTTCCTTCTTCGTTAAGCTCCTTCGCCACGGGGTTGTGCTGACTGTCAACCCCTTCTTCAGGTTATGCTTGCCTTACATCTGCATATGGCAGTCCGTCATTCCGGGGTGCCGCTTTTTTCCCGCTTTGCAACAATATCGTTGACCAAGACTAAATCGCCCACCGTATCCACATCCACGGCCGCCTCCGGATGGATCATGATGATGGGCTTGCCCCTTAAACCCATCCGTCGGGCTATTCTCTGTACCCCGCCTTCCAGTGTCAACCAACCCAGCAGGTAACGAACTACGGTCCACCAGCCGCAAATGCCGATGATGCGCAGCGGCTTTTTTCGCTGCTGCTCAACGCGTTTCCAGAAGTCGGCCGCCTTATAACTTTGCGGCGTCAGGAACGCAAAGAGGTTGCAGGTGCAGTAGCTGCCGTCCCGGAACTTGGAAACTGTCCGGCGGCAATGGGGATAGGCATTCCGGAGCATCGCATAGGGTGCCAGGCCAACGGTGATATCCCGATCTGCCTGGCGGGATTGGGAACAGAAATAATCGACGACCGCCGGGGTCAGCAGTGCATGGTCGGCGGTGGTGAGCAGTACCGGCGAGCCATCTTTAATCAGCTGCAAAGCTTCAAAGGCACTGGTGCTTGGTGTCTCCCGGGGCGGAATCCAGCGGATCCGGTGTTTGGCAATTATTGTTTCCAGCTCGGGTGATTGACTGATAATCTCTTTGGACGGTCCGCAGAGGATGCAGGGGCCGACCTCCCGGGCTTGTTGCAGGGCGGTGAGGACCCGGAGCACCATGGGGATGCCGCCAACCGGCGCGAGCGCCTTGCAGGGGGCACCGGTAGCTTCAGCCACCGGGTCGGCGGCTGTCCGGTCGGCGGCCAGAATAATGGCGGTAAACGGTTTGGCAATCGTCGTCATGGAATGGTGGCTTCCTCTTACAGCTCTTTTTGGTACAGACGGTATCGTTTCGTTATTCTCCCCCCATGGGTCTCGATGATTTTGCGCATTTCTCGATTATCCTCGAGAATCCATGACATCTCAACTTCCTCCACCCCTTTTTTGGCCACCTTCTGCCGTTCGCTGTCGATGAGCATGAAGGCCAGGGCAGCACCCATAAGGGTATGGTGATACTGTTGCCGGATGCCCATCAGCGGCACCCTGGCGGTACGCGGATAGCGTATCTTCAGCCGCCACAAAAGCTTCAGCCAGCCAAAGGGCAGCAAGCGGCCGTTGAGATCGGCGATGATTTCATTGAGGTTGGGCAGGGTGACCATCATGCCGGCCGGCATGCCGTCAACCTCGGCAATCTGGATGAGGTCCTTGTCAACCAGGAGTTTGAAGTCATTGCCCATGGCCTGCAGTTCGTTCGTGGTAAAAGGGATGAATCCCCAGTTGTTGTGCCAGGCATCGTTGAAGATATCGCCAATAACGGTAAGTTCCCGGTCAAAGTACCTGCCGCGTTCCATCGGCCTGATACGGATGTGGCTGTTGACCCGCCTGATGATGGCCCGCATGGCCCGGGAAGGCTTGAACCCGGTTTCGATGCTGTAGGCCAGCAGTTCCTTGATCGGCCGGTAGCCCTGTTCCATAACTCTGTCGGTATAGTAGGGGGGCGCGTGTCCCAT belongs to Candidatus Anaeroferrophillus wilburensis and includes:
- the lptG gene encoding LPS export ABC transporter permease LptG, encoding MKLLDRYLIRNFLQSFVIVAAILLFLFSFFELMAQMDTIGTGHYTLRHAFQYTMLTLPKRLIELLPVSTLLGSIIGLGLLANHDELLALQAAGLARRRICLPVLTTGLLLMLGAGLLAEFVVPPLEQQARTQRLLALSDTGIALTQRGFWVRHGHSFIRVGKTSFRETATDLDIYTYNQDGRLQSFLHSPRATITEDQRWLLENIEQKQFTADGVITRTIPSQTMELFLNAEQLTVLRLPPDSLSPSHLFRYIRTLRERGQNADHYLLALWQKMAIPLTTGAMILLSLPLMFGSNRTISAGWRIMVGILVGILSYLANEIIGDLGLLFNLHPSITVLLPIILILGISGWLAKRTS
- a CDS encoding phosphocholine cytidylyltransferase family protein, whose translation is MRAIILSAGQGKRLLPLTSDTPKCALNVGGQSLLEWQLDMLAACGVNQVTVVVGYGAEQVEQLVQNRSAGQQVETLLNADYAVSDNLVSCWMVRERMDQDFVLLNGDTLFEAAVLQRLLLTPSEAVTVTINHKKAYDADDMKVKLEGTRLVNIGKGLSSDDVDGESIGMILFRGTGPQLFRSSIEAALENPAARKRWYLSVINDMAQTMPVWTCSADGLAWCEVDYPADLESAVEVVQLCRCGVQ
- the lptF gene encoding LPS export ABC transporter permease LptF, with the protein product MIIDRYLSREIYKPMLVVCAILVIIFASYSATRLLADATYGLLSAGTVCYLIALKVVIALEVLLPMTLYLSIVVGLGRLYSDSEITAMLTCGIRERRIFKVVLLAAMMVSILVAGLSLYIRPLAYQTSYRLKEWAAARFDISRMDPATFYEIEQGRRVIFAEEIDQQARRARQVFIQTQEEQSIQVITAREAYQQSTGKNGTDTLVFLNGDLHEISLTSGGDTSIEFKEYLLSLSPPTATQLYKTKAADTMELIRNPTPDATAELQWRFSAPLTAILLALLGIPLSQTKPRRSKYAKVVTAVLIYAVYYTVSLTTKTWIRQGVIGSIPGLWGVLMLLAALLLLLSAKPALLLRRKMY
- a CDS encoding N-acetyltransferase, encoding MQNSTSNRLHHPGRPAKPLPLLIKPVAGRHGTDRFIKFPWSIYKDDPAWVPPLLFERRQHLSPKNPYFDHARFQSWLAYRGTVAVGRISAQIDRLHQERYHDHSGFFGLLEAEDNGETFAALLTTAENWLRSRGMQTCAGPFNLSINQECGLLAEGFDTPPSIMMGHAPPYYTDRVMEQGYRPIKELLAYSIETGFKPSRAMRAIIRRVNSHIRIRPMERGRYFDRELTVIGDIFNDAWHNNWGFIPFTTNELQAMGNDFKLLVDKDLIQIAEVDGMPAGMMVTLPNLNEIIADLNGRLLPFGWLKLLWRLKIRYPRTARVPLMGIRQQYHHTLMGAALAFMLIDSERQKVAKKGVEEVEMSWILEDNREMRKIIETHGGRITKRYRLYQKEL
- a CDS encoding nucleotidyltransferase family protein, translated to MTTIAKPFTAIILAADRTAADPVAEATGAPCKALAPVGGIPMVLRVLTALQQAREVGPCILCGPSKEIISQSPELETIIAKHRIRWIPPRETPSTSAFEALQLIKDGSPVLLTTADHALLTPAVVDYFCSQSRQADRDITVGLAPYAMLRNAYPHCRRTVSKFRDGSYCTCNLFAFLTPQSYKAADFWKRVEQQRKKPLRIIGICGWWTVVRYLLGWLTLEGGVQRIARRMGLRGKPIIMIHPEAAVDVDTVGDLVLVNDIVAKREKSGTPE